The DNA window CAAAAGGGTGAGATGGGTTATCCATCCGTCTTAACTACACCGACCTGGGGGTTCTATGATGTTTTGTTTAAGGGTGAGAAGTTCAAGTTTCAAAGGGAGTACGGTTCTTATGTCATGGAGAACGTTCTGTTTAAGATTTCCTTTCCTGCGGAGTTTCATTCTCAAACGGCGGTCGAGTGCGCGATCCAGATTTATGGTGAGTTGGATAAATGTGGAAAGAAGCCGGAGGACATTTCACGAATCATTATCCGTACTCACGAAGCGTGCCTGCGTATTATCGACAAAAAGGGTCCACTGAGTAACCCCGCCGACCGCGATCACTGTATCCAATACATGGTTGCTGTTCCAATTATTTTTGGTCGTCTGACGGCCGGAGACTATGAAGATGAAATTGCCGGCGATCCTCGCATTGATGCCCTCCGTGACAAAATAGTTTGTGTGGAGGACAAAGGATTTACCGCAGACTATCATGACCCGGACAAGCGTTCGATTGCTAATGCGCTTACCGTTGAATTCCGTGATGGAACCGTTCTCGATGAAATCGTTTGTGAATACCCCATTGGGCACATGCGACGACGCAATGACGGGATTCCGCTTTTGGAGAACAAGTTTCGGATCAATCTCGCCCGGCGATTCGATCAAGAAAAACAGGATGCGATTCTCGCTGTTTCGCTCGATCAAACGAAATTGGAAGCCATGCCGGTTAACGAATATGTCAACCTCTTTGTTCCTTGAAGATTTGCGTCCGTGTCGAGCGTTTATATTTTAAATAGTCAGCTAATTCAGGGCGGTTGTTGGTGTCGTCTCTTCGTTCCTCGAAACGCCGAAAACCGCCGATTCTACGACGGCTCGCTCCTGCTACGCTCATCCAAGCTTCGCCGGACAAGTCGGCGAGGAGTCCAGCGAAGTTATCAAACGAAGCTGGATCGAGCCCTACCAGTTTTAGATAAATTTTGAGAACAAACACTCCGAGGACCCCATTAAAAGTCCATCGCTTCCTCTAGCAGCGGAGCAAGCGGTTTTGGTTTGGTAGCCAAAGAGACAACGATCATAACGATGATTGAAGTCATAAGGGCGACAGCTCCGATGCTGATATTCCCGGGAATTTTATAAAGGGGTGCTCCTTGCGGATACTTGGAAGCCAAGTCCAAACCCAGATTGACGACTATGCCGGTTATCGCGGCACAAGCAGCTCCTTGCCAGGTTGCGCGTTTCCAGTTAAATCCGATGGCCACCATGGGTACAAAGGCCGACGCAAACAAACCCCAACCAAATATTCCCAATATAGCGATCAGGTCACCGTGATTTCGAGCCCACAGGGCGAATACAGTCGCGGCGATAGCCAAGAGTAAAGTAGCGATGCGCGCCCATAACAGTTCATTCTGTACAGTCCGCTTCAGGATGGCTCGAGGAAAATCCCTGACGAATACGCCAGCACCGATGTTCAAAAATGAATCAGCCGTCGACATGATTGCGGCAAATAATCCGGCGAACACAATACCGGCTAACCAGGCAGGAGTATGATTCATAAGGAAGACCGGTGCGGCTTGATCCTCACTGCCTGCAGTCAAGGGCTCTGCCTGACCGGTAATTACCAGGTATTTCATTGCGAAGCCAACACTCACCCACAAAAGAGCACAGAGCATATAGGCACTCGCTCCCAAAGCGCCACTCCACCTGACCGGTTTGAAATCGCGAGGCATAAACAATTTCGTCGTCGTATGTGGTTGGCCGCAGCCTCCTAGTTTAAAGAGAAATAAGTAACTCAGACAGGCCATGGGTCCAAGGACACCCCAGGCTCCCACCGCATCATTCTGGCCTGCCGCGGTGAATGCTTCGGTTATGTTTCTGGGGCCGTCAAAAAAGTTTCCACCTCCAGAAACCGTGATAGCTATCACAAATAAAGCGACAGCCGCAAAAACCATAATAGCTCCCTGAAATACATCTGTATAAAGCCCGGCGATAATACCCCCAAAGACTGCATAGCTGATTACCACCGCCATCCCGATCACCGTCGCCAGCGTGAAATCAATTCCAAAAAACGTCGAAGCCACTGCACCGAAGGCGAGTATGTTTGTTCCTAAATACGCTATAACGCCGAGTATAATTACCAGACCGGCCAGGAAGCGACAGGTCTCGCTGTTGTACCGAATAGCCACGGCATCGGGAAGTGTTAGGATGTCGAAAAGATCGGCGAAAGCCTTGAATCGTTTTGCCAGAATTAATCCGGTGATTGCGAAGCCAAATGCAGATGGCAACGTAATCCAGAAAGACGTGGTTCCCCATTTGTAGACCAGGCCAGGTCCACCGATAAATCCAAAGCCACTCATAACGGTTGAGAAAGCCGCAAATCCCATGACAATTACTCCGGAGGCCTTTCCTGCTACAAAAAAATCTTTGGAAGACTTGGTTTGTTTGGCGGCCCAGACTCCTATGCCCAAACATACCAGCATATAAAATCCAACTATGGATAGAATCAAAGTCCGGTCATCCATCAGCACCAACCTCACTTTCCGTTCCCTTCGCTACCAGTTGATTGAGATGATCTTCTCTTTCCTGCGGCACAATTGCCCGCCGAAATCCGATTACCCACAGAATAGTAAACCAAAACGGAAACAGTGAAGGACCAAACACCATCAGTGCGGTACCCGGTTTCATACCCATGACCAAATCATCTCCGGTTTCAAAACTTTCATGCAGAAAAATAATGCCTATCAGTATGCAAAACATAATTACAAAGCCTAGTGCATAGAGCCTCCAAATCAGTATCGCACGGCCATCCTTCAGTATATTTCCGAGCCCTAAAATAGTGAAAATTCCCATAATGCACCCGGCATAAATGATTGAACGTGGAACCAGCGGAATCAAATCATCCGTGAAAATCAACACCAGCATCAAGGTGGTTAACCCTACGATTATTAACAATGGCCTGTCTTGATGGGTTTTCATTTTAGTGGAGATACTTCACGAATCTTGTGGAGGCTGGGGGAAGGTCGATTCGGATTCAAGTCTTTATTCATTTACCACCGGAGAGGGGTGTAATATCTATCGATCTCAAAAAGTGTCATGCACATCATGAGTTTATTAATTTTGTAAGCGCAGGAGTTCGGGTATCTCGTTCCAGGGGTTCAACGGTAGGGCAATGGCGTCCCCGCGATGCCGTGTTTTTTGGGGAGTAGTGAAGGTCAGTTTCGAGGAGCCTTCGACGACAGGACCGGTCGTCTTTTATACCGGACCACGATGACACTCTTGCCCTGCCTTTTTAGTAGGGTGGTTTTGTTTGAAAGCGCGCTTTTCTGGTAGCTGCGTTTTATCGCAGCTTCGTTACCTCTAACTGGTTCCTGTTTCAGACTTCTTCATTCTCCCTTTAAATTGTTTGACATCGTCGAAAACCTTTAGAGCTTTGTCCGCT is part of the Verrucomicrobiota bacterium genome and encodes:
- a CDS encoding bifunctional 2-methylcitrate dehydratase/aconitate hydratase; its protein translation is MSNQISNVRPEPDEVLVKIADYVLDYEIDSELAYETARNCLIDTLGCGLEALEYPACTKLLGPIVEGTVVPHGARVPGLPYQLDPVQAAFNLGAMIRWLDFNDTWLAAEWGHPSDNLGGILATADWLSRNAIASGGEPLRMRDVLTSMIKAHEIQGCLALENSFNKVGLDHVLLVKIASTAVVAELLDLTRKQIINALSLAFVDGHSLRTYRHSPNTGSRKSWAAGDATSRAVRLALIAQKGEMGYPSVLTTPTWGFYDVLFKGEKFKFQREYGSYVMENVLFKISFPAEFHSQTAVECAIQIYGELDKCGKKPEDISRIIIRTHEACLRIIDKKGPLSNPADRDHCIQYMVAVPIIFGRLTAGDYEDEIAGDPRIDALRDKIVCVEDKGFTADYHDPDKRSIANALTVEFRDGTVLDEIVCEYPIGHMRRRNDGIPLLENKFRINLARRFDQEKQDAILAVSLDQTKLEAMPVNEYVNLFVP
- a CDS encoding sodium/proline symporter codes for the protein MRLVLMDDRTLILSIVGFYMLVCLGIGVWAAKQTKSSKDFFVAGKASGVIVMGFAAFSTVMSGFGFIGGPGLVYKWGTTSFWITLPSAFGFAITGLILAKRFKAFADLFDILTLPDAVAIRYNSETCRFLAGLVIILGVIAYLGTNILAFGAVASTFFGIDFTLATVIGMAVVISYAVFGGIIAGLYTDVFQGAIMVFAAVALFVIAITVSGGGNFFDGPRNITEAFTAAGQNDAVGAWGVLGPMACLSYLFLFKLGGCGQPHTTTKLFMPRDFKPVRWSGALGASAYMLCALLWVSVGFAMKYLVITGQAEPLTAGSEDQAAPVFLMNHTPAWLAGIVFAGLFAAIMSTADSFLNIGAGVFVRDFPRAILKRTVQNELLWARIATLLLAIAATVFALWARNHGDLIAILGIFGWGLFASAFVPMVAIGFNWKRATWQGAACAAITGIVVNLGLDLASKYPQGAPLYKIPGNISIGAVALMTSIIVMIVVSLATKPKPLAPLLEEAMDF